In Raphanus sativus cultivar WK10039 chromosome 5, ASM80110v3, whole genome shotgun sequence, the following proteins share a genomic window:
- the LOC108861588 gene encoding glucuronokinase 1 isoform X1, which translates to MDQDPRSTATAAIEHRSFARIGFLGNPSDVYLGRTISFTIGNFWASVKLEPSEHMIIKPHPFHDLVQFTSFDHLVKRLENEGYYGGVRLLMAICKVFRNYCKHNSIHLHHRNFSLSYDTNIPRQTGLSGSSAIVSAALSCLLDFYNVRHLIKLQVRPNLVLNAEKELGIVAGLQDRVAQVYGGLVHMDFSKEHMDKLGHGIYTPMDITLLPPLHLIYAQNPSDSGKVHSRVRQRWLDGDELIIKSMEEVGNLAEQGRTALLKKDHPKLLELMNRNFDLRRKMFGDECLGAMNIEMVEIARRVGAASKFTGSGGAVVVFCPDGPSQVKLLEEECRKSGFILEPVKIAPSCLNDSDIQSLG; encoded by the exons ATGGATCAGGATCCGAGATCCACGGCAACGGCGGCGATCGAGCATAGGTCGTTCGCTCGGATCGGGTTTCTGGGGAATCCAAGCGATGTATACTTGGGGCGTACAATCTCATTCACAATAGGAAACTTCTGGGCGTCAGTAAAGCTGGAGCCATCGGAACATATGATAATAAAGCCACATCCATTCCACGATCTCGTCCAATTCACCTCTTTTGACCATCTT GTGAAACGGTTGGAAAATGAAGGGTATTACGGTGGTGTAAGGCTGCTAATGGCAATTTGTAAAGTGTTCCGTAACTATTGCAAACATAATTCCATTCACCTTCATCACCGTAACTTCTCTCTTTCCTACGACACCAATATCCCTAGGCAG ACAGGGCTTTCTGGTTCCAGCGCCATTGTCTCCGCTGCTCTTAGCTGCCTTCTTGACTTCTACAACGTCAGGCATCTCATCAAACTACAAGTTCGCCCTAACCTTGTTCTCAATGCTGAGAAAGAACTTGGCATTGTCGCTGGTCTTCAGGACCGAGTTGCTCAGGTCTATGGTGGTCTTGTTCACATG GATTTTAGTAAGGAGCACATGGATAAACTTGGACATGGGATCTACACTCCCATGGATATCACTCTCCTTCCCCCTTTGCATCTCATCTATGCTCAGAATCCTAGCGACTCCGGCAAG GTACATAGTAGGGTTCGACAAAGATGGTTAGATGGCGATGAGTTGATAATTAAATCAATGGAAGAAGTTGGAAACCTAGCAGAACAAGGTCGAACTGCATTGCTCAAAAAGGACCATCCCAAGCTCCTCGAACTCATGAACCGTAACTTCGACCTTCGGAG GAAGATGTTTGGGGACGAATGCTTAGGAGCGATGAACATAGAGATGGTGGAAATTGCAAGGAGGGTTGGTGCAGCTTCAAAGTTCACTGGAAGTGGAGGAGCAGTGGTGGTTTTCTGTCCTGACGGTCCATCTCAGGTGAAGCTTCTGGAAGAAGAATGCCGCAAATCGGGATTCATACTTGAGCCGGTCAAGATTGCGCCTTCATGCTTGAATGATTCTGACATTCAAAGCCTTGGTTGA
- the LOC108861588 gene encoding glucuronokinase 1 isoform X2 — translation MDQDPRSTATAAIEHRSFARIGFLGNPSDVYLGRTISFTIGNFWASVKLEPSEHMIIKPHPFHDLVQFTSFDHLTGLSGSSAIVSAALSCLLDFYNVRHLIKLQVRPNLVLNAEKELGIVAGLQDRVAQVYGGLVHMDFSKEHMDKLGHGIYTPMDITLLPPLHLIYAQNPSDSGKVHSRVRQRWLDGDELIIKSMEEVGNLAEQGRTALLKKDHPKLLELMNRNFDLRRKMFGDECLGAMNIEMVEIARRVGAASKFTGSGGAVVVFCPDGPSQVKLLEEECRKSGFILEPVKIAPSCLNDSDIQSLG, via the exons ATGGATCAGGATCCGAGATCCACGGCAACGGCGGCGATCGAGCATAGGTCGTTCGCTCGGATCGGGTTTCTGGGGAATCCAAGCGATGTATACTTGGGGCGTACAATCTCATTCACAATAGGAAACTTCTGGGCGTCAGTAAAGCTGGAGCCATCGGAACATATGATAATAAAGCCACATCCATTCCACGATCTCGTCCAATTCACCTCTTTTGACCATCTT ACAGGGCTTTCTGGTTCCAGCGCCATTGTCTCCGCTGCTCTTAGCTGCCTTCTTGACTTCTACAACGTCAGGCATCTCATCAAACTACAAGTTCGCCCTAACCTTGTTCTCAATGCTGAGAAAGAACTTGGCATTGTCGCTGGTCTTCAGGACCGAGTTGCTCAGGTCTATGGTGGTCTTGTTCACATG GATTTTAGTAAGGAGCACATGGATAAACTTGGACATGGGATCTACACTCCCATGGATATCACTCTCCTTCCCCCTTTGCATCTCATCTATGCTCAGAATCCTAGCGACTCCGGCAAG GTACATAGTAGGGTTCGACAAAGATGGTTAGATGGCGATGAGTTGATAATTAAATCAATGGAAGAAGTTGGAAACCTAGCAGAACAAGGTCGAACTGCATTGCTCAAAAAGGACCATCCCAAGCTCCTCGAACTCATGAACCGTAACTTCGACCTTCGGAG GAAGATGTTTGGGGACGAATGCTTAGGAGCGATGAACATAGAGATGGTGGAAATTGCAAGGAGGGTTGGTGCAGCTTCAAAGTTCACTGGAAGTGGAGGAGCAGTGGTGGTTTTCTGTCCTGACGGTCCATCTCAGGTGAAGCTTCTGGAAGAAGAATGCCGCAAATCGGGATTCATACTTGAGCCGGTCAAGATTGCGCCTTCATGCTTGAATGATTCTGACATTCAAAGCCTTGGTTGA
- the LOC108862379 gene encoding LOW QUALITY PROTEIN: E3 ubiquitin-protein ligase RGLG1 (The sequence of the model RefSeq protein was modified relative to this genomic sequence to represent the inferred CDS: inserted 1 base in 1 codon): MGGGNSKEDWRQEPPSSSSTTTTTWASHQSYPQSGPGSYNYPPPPSFSPSPAPSFGAQPPPPPYTQEEGYAYPYPPPHPPHPPTDTKKFDRRYSKISDNYASLHQVSEALGRAGLESSNLILGIDFTKSNEWTGAKSFNKKSLHHISTYTPNPYEQAITIIGRTLASFDDDNLIPCXGFGDASTHDQDVFSFYPEGRSSNGFEQVLARYRDIVPNLKLAGPTSFAPIIEMAMTVVEQSSGQYHVLVIIADGQVTRSVDTEHGQLSPQEQRTVDAIVKASTLPLSIVLVGVGDGPWDMMQEFDDNIPSRAFDNFQFVNFTEIMSKNKEQSRKETEFALSALMEIPPQYKATIELGLLGRRNGSIPERIPLPPPAVLQSGATFFKPSPIQSYEPSVPTFPMESKNMTSSMDDNQLCPICLSNPKNMAFGCGHQTCCECGPGLKVCPICRAPIHTRIKLY, encoded by the exons ATGGGAGGAGGGAATTCTAAAGAAGATTGGAGGCAAGAGCCGCCATcgtcatcatcaacaacaacaacaacatgggCTTCTCATCAAAGTTATCCTCAGTCTGGACCTGGCAGCTACAACTATCCTCCTCCACCCTCTTTTTCTCCATCTCCTGCTCCCAGTTTTGGTGCTCAgccgcctcctcctccttatACTCAAGAGGAAGGCTATGCTTATCCTTATCCTCCCCCACACCCTCCTCATCCTCCTACTGATACGAAGAAGTTTGATCGCAGGTATTCCAAAATATCCGATAACTACGCCTCTTTACATCAG GTGTCAGAGGCTCTAGGACGTGCAGGTCTTGAATCCTCTAATCTTATCCTCGGTATTGATTTCACCAAAAGCAATGAGTGGAcag GCGCCAAGTCCTTTAATAAGAAAAGCTTGCATCATATCAGCACCTATACTCCCAATCCTTACGAGCAAGCTATCACTATCATTGGACGAACCTTAGCCTCCTTTGACGACGATAACTTAATCCCTT TTGGTTTTGGTGACG CATCAACTCATGATCAAGACGTGTTTAGTTTCTATCCAGAGGGTCGATCCTCTAATGGATTTGAGCAAGTTTTGGCTCGCTACAGAGATATTGTCCCTAACCTTAAGCTCGCAG GACCAACATCTTTTGCTCCCATCATTGAAATGGCGATGACAGTTGTTGAGCAGAGTAGTGGCCAATACCATGTGTTAGTGATCATAGCCGATGGACag GTAACAAGAAGTGTGGATACGGAACATGGGCAGTTAAGTCCCCAGGAACAGAGGACTGTTGATGCAATTGTGAAAGCAAG TACACTTCCTTTGTCAATAGTGTTAGTCGGGGTGGGGGATGGACCATGGGACATGATGCAGGAATTTGATGATAACATACCTTCCCGAGCTTTTGATAACTTCCAA TTTGTGAACTTCACTGAGATCATGTCAAAGAACAAAGAGCAGTCTCGAAAGGAGACGGAGTTCGCACTCTCTGCTCTCATGGAGATTCCTCCACAGTACAAAGCCACCATCGAGCTTGGCCTTTTAGG GCGAAGAAATGGGAGTATCCCAGAGAGAATCCCACTTCCACCTCCGGCGGTACTGCAGAGTGGAGCAACATTCTTCAAGCCGTCACCAATACAGAGTTATGAACCGAGTGTACCTACTTTTCCGATGGAGAGCAAGAATATGACCAGCAGTATGGACGACAACCAG CTATGCCCGATATGTCTGAGCAATCCTAAAAACATGGCCTTTGGTTGCGGCCATCAGACATGTTGTGAATGCGGTCCAGGCCTTAAGGTGTGTCCTATTTGCCGTGCACCCATCCACACCAGAATTAAGCTCTACTAA
- the LOC108862378 gene encoding LOW QUALITY PROTEIN: protein SIEVE ELEMENT OCCLUSION A (The sequence of the model RefSeq protein was modified relative to this genomic sequence to represent the inferred CDS: deleted 2 bases in 2 codons), whose translation MDTNPSIHHNTSYTSLHISIFFFNRYLLAKMAQRFQLNPKPFTDPPADPLKRVSLIPRSAQEKLAADNLGESRRPLAPRTHEDKPFGEHSDALQHHNIAAPPHNNNNNNKVMDHEAEKNIGSVVPKTAAHHPHSSEDLHDANSRHSLVPRSLGHNSLGGRFGPGKNQAFQRNGRPVFSLSDDRVMADRVLKTHSPDMVFFDVKSLLSVVDDIFNSYVPSIDSSSSASKPSLVFKDYADHTSFATFADLIDQITCEIECKCLHGGDSHGGMMTSGLHLDSRNTTTFSVLSLVSKYRWDAKLVLVLAALAVKYGVFLLLAETYATNQLTKSLALIKQLPSIFSRQNALHQRLDKTRILMQDMVDLTTTIIRIYELPPNHITAAFTDHIPTAVYWILRSVLICVSHISGASGFKQDQVMSFMEVSEIHENSERLRKINAYLLEQLEKSHLTIEEGIVEEEYQELIQTFTTIIHVDVVPPLLRLLRPIDFLYHGAGDSKRRVGINVLTQKHVLLLISDLENIEKELYILESLYTEAWQQSFEILWVPVQDLWTDAHDAKFESLHFNMKWYVLGEPRKLRRAAVRFMREWWGFKNRSILVALDPKGQVMSTNAFPMVWIWQTFAYPFTTSREHDLWSEQEWNLEFLIDGTDPHSLNQLVEGKYICLYGGEDMQWIRNFTSLWRSVAKAANIQIEMVYVGKRNPKNGIQPIINTIREENLSHTLPDLFQIWFFWTRVESMWESKQRMLRAQRTKGRQGFKEEEKDLVLQEIVALLGFGGEGDGWGLVSKTADLMVRAKGNLFSKGLSEFNEWEVNIPTHGFLKALNDHLLMRLPQHHCTRFMLPETAGIIPDEVECTECRRTMEKYYLYQCCLE comes from the exons atggATACTAACCCAAGCATTCACCAC AACACATCGTATACTTCACTTCACATAtcgatt ttcttcttcaaccGCTACCTCCTCGCCAAGATGGCCCAACGCTTCCAGTTGAACCCAAAGCCCTTCACTGACCCACCTGCCGATCCTCTCAAAAGGGTCTCTCTGATCCCAAGATCTGCCCAGGAGAAGCTGGCTGCTGATAACTTAGGCGAGAGTAGGCGTCCCTTAGCCCCTAGAACTCACGAAGACAAACCCTTTGGTGAACATTCAGATGCTCTCCAGCATCACAATATTGCTGCTCCTccacataataataataataataataaggtGATGGATCATGAGGCCGAGAAGAATATCGGTTCTGTAGTCCCTAAGACCGCCGCGCATCATCCTCATTCATCTGAGGATCTCCACGATGCAAACAGTAGACATTCCTTGGTTCCGAGATCACTAGGTCACAACTCCCTGGGTGGAAGATTTGGACCTGGAAAGAACCAAGCTTTCCAGAGAAATGGGAGACCCGTGTTTTCACTTTCTGATGACCGAGTGATGGCTGACAGAGTCTTGAAGACTCATAGTCCAGACATGGTCTTCTTTGATGTCAAATCGCTTCTCTCCGTTGTTGATGACATCTTCAACTCTTACGTCCCATCCATTGACTCCTCCTCCTCTGCTTCTaag CCGTCACTGGTGTTCAAGGACTACGCTGATCATACCTCCTTTGCAACTTTCGCTGACCTCATCGATCAAATCACTTGCGag ATCGAGTGCAAGTGTCTTCATGGCGGTGATTCTCACGGCGGCATGATGACATCAGGGCTTCATTTAGACAGCCGCAACACGACGACGTTCTCTGTTCTGTCCCTTGTCTCCAAATACCGTTGGGATGCTAAGCTAGTCCTTGTCCTAGCCGCTTTGGCCGTGAAATATGGCGTTTTTCTCCTCCTTGCGGAAACATACGCAACAAATCAGCTAACTAAATCTCTGGCACTCATCAAACAGCTCCCTAGCATCTTCTCTAGGCAGAACGCGTTGCACCAGCGTCTCGACAAGACCAGGATTCTGATGCAAGACATGGTTGATCTCACCACTACCATCATCCGGATCTATGAACTCCCACCTAACCATATCACTGCTGCGTTTACCGATCATATTCCCACCGCGGTTTACTGGATTCTCCGCAGTGTTCTGATCTGCGTTTCTCATATCAGCGGGGCCAGCGGTTTCAAGCAGGA CCAAGTCATGTCGTTTATGGAAGTTTCGGAGATACATGAGAATAGTGAGAGGCTTAGGAAGATCAATGCTTACCTGCTTGAACAACTCGAGAAGAGTCACCTCACCattg AGGAAGGTATAGTTGAAGAAGAGTACCAAGAACTCATTCAGACGTTCACTACTATCATTCACGTTGACGTTGTTCCTCCTCTCCTTCGTCTTCTCAGACCTATTGATTTTCTTTACCATGGAGCTGGTGATTCAAAGAGACGT GTTGGGATCAACGTGCTCACCCAAAAGCACGTGCTGCTTCTAATATCAGACCTAGAAAACATCGAAAAAGAGCTCTACATTCTGGAATCCCTCTACACGGAAGCATGGCAGCAATCATTCGAGATTCTATGGGTTCCAGTTCAAGATTTATGGACAGACGCTCATGATGCCAAGTTCGAGTCACTTCATTTCAACATGAAGTGGTACGTTCTTGGAGAGCCTCGTAAGTTAAGAAGAGCTGCGGTAAGGTTCATGAGAGAATGGTGGGGATTCAAGAACAGATCTATACTCGTTGCACTTGATCCCAAAGGCCAAGTTATGTCCACTAACGCTTTCCCCATGGTCTGGATCTGGCAAACATTCGCGTATCCCTTCACCACCTCAAGGGAACATGACTTATGGAGTGAACAGGAGTGGAATCTTGAGTTCTTGATTGATGGCACTGATCCCCACTCCCTCAACCAG CTTGTTGAGGGAAAATACATATGTTTATATGGTGGAGAAGACATGCAATGGATCAGGAACTTCACTAGTCTGTGGCGTAGTGTCGCAAAAGCAGCAAACATTCAAATCGAGATGGTTTATGTTGGAAAAAGAAACCCTAAGAATGGAATCCAGCCGATAATCAATACAATCCGAGAAGAAAACCTCAGCCATACATTGCCGGACTTGTTTCAGATCTGGTTTTTCTGGACAAGGGTAGAGAGCATGTGGGAGTCGAAACAAAGGATGCTTAGAGCCCAAAGAACAAAAGGTCGACAAGGGTTtaaagaagaggaaaaagacCTTGTTCTTCAAGAAATTGTTGCTTTACTAGGCTTTGGAGGAGAAGGAGATGGCTGGGGACTGGTGAGTAAAACTGCAGACTTGATGGTTCGAGCCAAGGGGAACTTGTTTTCCAAGGGTTTGTCCGAATTCAACGAATGGGAAGTCAACATTCCCACACATGGTTTTCTGAAAGCACTCAACGATCATCTCTTGATGCGTCTTCCACAACACCACTGCACAAGGTTCATGCTTCCTGAGACCGCTGGGATTATACCTGATGAGGTGGAGTGCACCGAGTGCCGTAGGACCATGGAAAAGTATTACTTGTACCAATGCTGCCTTGAGTAA
- the LOC108857291 gene encoding classical arabinogalactan protein 11-like codes for MARQFVVFGLLALVVATAFAAEAPSAAPTASPTKAPATKAPAAAPKSSTSASAPKASSPVAEEPTAEDDYTGNSPTESVEGPTVSSPPAPTPEASADGPSSDAPTPGPEVLDGSATNVKLSIAGTVAALGFFFFSL; via the coding sequence atggcaCGTCAATTTGTAGTATTTGGTCTATTGGCTTTGGTGGTGGCCACCGCATTCGCTGCTGAGGCACCCTCAGCTGCTCCCACCGCCTCCCCTACCAAGGCACCCGCCACCAAGGCACCGGCTGCTGCACCCAAATCCTCCACCTCAGCATCCGCACCCAAAGCATCGTCCCCTGTGGCAGAGGAACCAACAGCCGAAGACGATTACACAGGAAACAGCCCCACTGAATCTGTCGAGGGACCCACCGTCTCCTCCCCACCAGCTCCTACCCCAGAGGCTTCTGCTGATGGACCATCATCCGATGCACCCACCCCTGGCCCCGAGGTACTTGATGGCAGCGCCACTAACGTGAAGCTCTCCATCGCCGGCACTGTCGCCGCCCTcggattcttcttcttctctctctaa
- the LOC108857292 gene encoding LOW QUALITY PROTEIN: protein WVD2-like 7 (The sequence of the model RefSeq protein was modified relative to this genomic sequence to represent the inferred CDS: inserted 2 bases in 1 codon): MGESACLMQPFSYAAPQGDSVGGLGQSVSFGRFMSEKLDWEKWSSFPTQNRYVAEAERYSRPGSVAQKKAFFEAHYKKLAAARKAAAEEALLLQEVINGGGKKESDPVLEIPRIRPGSLDADTKVVAEKVSRCDEKENRGKKQPEINGKGSTTVEEEQKTPMTMMLKKKSKEAQPKSGTKPPRLVSKLNNISERTPSQKXKPSSSSYNFTPAKEFNRLVSIIRKIDGSSSRVSSSKLTKECKTPLRTPSTKVSTKGIVEDSSLSTPTPLSSNNTSKCRGKTGHGSSSTKTGRGRWNFLPAE, translated from the exons ATGGGAGAATCTGCTTGCCTCATGCAGCCATTCTCATACGCAGCTCCACAG GGAGATTCTGTTGGTGGTTTAGGACAGTCAGTGTCCTTTGGGAGATTCATGTCTGAGAAACTTGATTGGGAGAAATGGTCATCATTCCCCACACAGAACCGTTATGTGGCGGAGGCAGAGAGATACTCGAGGCCAGGGTCTGTGGCTCAGAAGAAAGCCTTCTTCGAAGCTCACTACAAGAAACTCGCTGCTGCAAGAAAAGCTGCTGCCGAAGAGGCACTGTTGCTTCAAGAAGTTATCAATGGCGGAGGAAAGAAAGAATCAGACCCGGTTCTTGAGATTCCAAGAATCAGACCCGGTTCTTTAGATGCTGATACGAAGGTAGTTGCAGAAAAAGTAAGCAGGTGTGATGAGAAAGAGAACCGTGGGAAGAAGCAGCCAGAGATTAATGGCAAAGGCTCTACTACCGttgaagaagaacaaaagaCGCCTATGACGATGATGCTTAAG aagaaatcaaaagaaGCACAACCAAAGAGCGGTACAAAACCACCGAGACTCGTCTCTAAGCTCAATAATATATCGGAGAGGACTCCAAGTCAAAA AAAGCCTAGCAGCTCCTCTTACAATTTCACACCTGCAAAAGAGTTCAATAGGTTGGTGTCCATCATAAGGAAGATTGATGGATCATCATCAAGAGTTTCTTCTTCTAAGCTAACCAAAGAATGCAAAACTCCTCTCCGGACACCATCAACCAAg GTGTCTACAAAGGGAATTGTGGAGGACTCTTCTTTGTCCACACCCACACCTTTGTCTAGTAACAACACAAG TAAGTGCAGAGGGAAAACAGGTCATGGTTCTTCTTCTACCAAGACAGGTCGAGGAAGGTGGAATTTCCTCCCTGCAGAGTAA
- the LOC108862990 gene encoding peptidyl serine alpha-galactosyltransferase: MRLGLITVMIVAAVTLGIGEADEWGQRAPYRIHTLFSVECQNYFDWQTVGLMHSFKKSRQPGPITRLLSCTDEEMKNYRGMDLAPTFRVPSWSRHPKTGDWYPAINKPVGVLHWLQHSEDAKNVDWVVILDADQIIRGPIIPWELGAERGRPFAAHYGYLVGCDNMLVRLHTKHPELCDKVGGLLAMHMDDLRVLAPLWLSKTEDVRQDTAHWSTNLTGDVYGKGWISEMYGYSFGAAEAGLKHKINDDLMIYPGYVPREGVEPILMHYGLPFSIGTNWSFTKLDHHQDNIVYDCNRLFPEPPYPREVKMMEPDEYKRRGLLLSLECMNTLNEGLILRHAENGCPKPKWSKYLSFLKSKTFMELTKPKLLAPGSVHLLPDQHQPLPVHEFKGPYPKIHTLFSTECTTYFDWQTVGFMHSFRLSGQPGNITRLLSCTDEDLKKYKGHDLAPTHYVPSMSRHPLTGDWYPAINKPAAVVHWLHHTNIDAEYIVILDADMILRGPITPWEFKAARGRPVSTPYDYLIGCDNELAKLHTRNPEACDKVGGVIIMHIEDLRKFAMYWLLKTQEVRADKEHYGKELTGDIYESGWISEMYGYSFGAAELNLRHIIKKEILIYPGYVPEPGVDYRVFHYGLEFRVGNWSFDKANWRNTDMINKCWSKFPDPPTPSEVHETDNDLRQRDLLSIECGQKLNEALLLHHKTRNCPEPGSESESTESISFGSRKVGKLETKQANKGSDEDTTTSEGGRFSRLKMWVIVVWVISGVGFMVVMLWVCSTRKVRARGKGYRNKRRTTSYSKTGFE; the protein is encoded by the exons ATGCGGTTGGGTTTGATCACGGTGATGATTGTGGCAGCTGTCACGTTGGGTATAGGGGAGGCGGATGAATGGGGTCAAAGGGCGCCGTATCGGATCCATACGCTGTTCTCGGTGGAGTGCCAAAACTACTTCGACTGGCAGACGGTTGGTCTGATGCACAGCTTCAAGAAATCACGACAACCCGGTCCGATTACCCGGTTATTGAGCTGTACCGATGAGGAGATGAAGAATTACAGAGGCATGGATCTAGCTCCCACTTTCCGCGTCCCCTCTTGGAGCAGGCACCCTAAGACCGGTGACTG GTACCCAGCAATTAACAAACCGGTAGGAGTTCTTCACTGGCTTCAACACAGTGAAGATGCAAAGAATGTGGATTGGGTGGTTATTCTGGATGCTGACCAGATCATCAGAGGTCCTATCATCCCTTGGGAACTTGGTGCTGAAAGGGGTCGACCCTTTGCTGCCCACTACGG ctacTTGGTCGGCTGCGATAACATGCTTGTCCGATTGCACACAAAGCATCCTGAACTCTGTGACAAAGTTGGGGGTCTTCTCGCTATGCACATGGATGATCTTCGCGTCCTTGCCCCTCTTTGGCTTTCCAAGACTGAAGATGTTCGCCAAGATACTGCTCACTGGTCCACCAACCTTACCGGTGATGTTTACGGCAAAGGTTGGATCAGTGAGATGTATGGTTACTCCTTCGGTGCCGCTGAA GCAGGACTAAAGCACAAAATAAACGACGACTTGATGATATATCCAGGGTATGTTCCACGAGAAGGTGTTGAGCCTATTCTCATGCACTACGGTTTGCCTTTTTCCATCGGTACAAACTGGTCTTTCACTAAACTTGATCACCACCAAGACAATATTGTCTATGACTGCAACCGTCTCTTCCCCGAGCCTCCTTACCCAAGAGAG GTGAAAATGATGGAACCTGATGAGTACAAGCGAAGAGGTTTACTCTTGAGTCTAGAATGTATGAATACATTGAACGAGGGACTCATACTGCGTCACGCTGAAAACGGGTGTCCCAAACCAAAGTGGTCTAAATACTTGAGCTTTCTCAAGAGCAAAACTTTCATGGAGTTAACAAAGCCCAAGCTGCTTGCACCGGGAAGTGTACATCTCTTGCCAGACCAACACCAGCCTCTTCCCGTCCATGAATTCAAAGGACCTTATCCAAAGATCCACACACTGTTTTCCACAGAATGCACAACTTATTTCGACTGGCAAACAGTTGGGTTCATGCACAGTTTCAGGTTAAGCGGTCAGCCTGGAAATATCACTCGGCTTCTGAGTTGCACAGATGAAGATCTTAAAAAGTATAAAGGTCATGACTTGGCCCCGACGCATTATGTTCCTTCGATGAGCAGACATCCTCTCACAGGGGATTG GTACCCGGCAATAAACAAACCGGCAGCAGTTGTTCATTGGCTTCATCACACGAATATAGATGCAGAGTACATAGTAATTCTCGATGCTGACATGATCCTAAGAGGACCCATCACTCCTTGGGAATTTAAGGCAGCTCGGGGACGTCCAGTTTCAACTCCTTATGA cTATCTAATAGGATGTGACAACGAGCTAGCAAAACTTCACACGCGGAACCCGGAGGCATGTGATAAAGTAGGAGGAGTGATAATAATGCACATAGAGGACCTGAGGAAATTTGCAATGTACTGGTTGCTGAAAACGCAGGAGGTTCGAGCAGACAAAGAACACTACGGAAAGGAGTTAACCGGGGATATTTATGAATCCGGTTGGATCAGCGAAATGTACGGTTATTCCTTCGGTGCTGCTGAG CTGAATTTGAGGCATATCATAAAGAAAGAGATATTGATATACCCTGGTTACGTTCCTGAACCGGGTGTTGACTATCGAGTTTTCCATTACGGACTTGAGTTCAGAGTAGGGAACTGGAGCTTCGACAAGGCCAATTGGAGAAACACCGATATGATCAACAAGTGCTGGTCTAAGTTCCCGGACCCGCCTACTCCTTCCGAGGTTCACGAAACAGACAATGATCTACGGCAAAGAGACCTGCTCAGTATTGAATGTGGACAGAAGCTAAACGAAGCTCTGTTGCTGCATCACAAGACAAGGAATTGCCCTGAACCTGGATCTGAGTCTGAGTCAACTGAGAGTATCTCCTTTGGTTCCAGGAAAGTGGGTAAACTTGAAACAAAACAAGCCAACAAAGGAAGCGATGAGGACACCACCACGTCTGAAGGGGGGAGATTCAGCAGGTTGAAGATGTGGGTGATCGTTGTGTGGGTGATATCTGGAGTAGGGTTCATGGTAGTGATGCTATGGGTCTGCTCCACTCGTAAAGTCAGGGCCAGAGGTAAAGGTTACAGAAACAAGAGACGAACTACTTCCTACTCCAAGACGGGTTTTGAATGA
- the LOC108857114 gene encoding uncharacterized protein LOC108857114 has translation MNYRIGLITGGSKYVVRRTLAAAAGKAKKGGKGGGSDAPKGSSLSKEIKSTTVVGANTLKDGSDPKILPDSDYPDWLWRLLHIRPALSELRRKNVETLPYDDLKRFVKLDTRSKIKENNSIKAKN, from the coding sequence ATGAATTACCGTATCGGATTGATAACGGGTGGATCCAAGTATGTGGTGCGGAGAACGTTGGCAGCAGCGGCTGGTAAAGCGAAGAAAGGTGGGAAAGGAGGAGGCAGCGATGCTCCTAAAGGCTCGTCTCTGAGCAAAGAGATCAAATCCACTACCGTTGTTGGTGCTAACACTCTCAAAGACGGTTCTGATCCCAAGATCCTTCCAGACTCTGACTACCCTGATTGGCTCTGGCGTCTTCTCCATATTCGACCTGCCCTTAGTGAGCTCAGGAGGAAGAACGTCGAGACTCTTCCCTACGATGACCTCAAACGTTTTGTCAAGCTTGACACCCGTTCCAAAATCAAGGAGAACAACTCCATCAAGGCCAAGAACTAA